A genome region from Maridesulfovibrio salexigens DSM 2638 includes the following:
- a CDS encoding TetR/AcrR family transcriptional regulator, which produces MAAIKEFAAHGYQAATVRKIVQQAGAKNLNAVVYYFDSKEGLYKAVLEFMFQEAEKFKEKSDIATFESLPIEERLASMIRFYCKAYYSVETDLDRDLYSIFTNEVRNPSPYFNDIVSRYLKPSRDYMCSLLKEYLGPDTPDSVVRNCEYSITAQILYGVLGWSIISGTVPEQKPFGECVDELAEHVINFSLAALSTYKKT; this is translated from the coding sequence ATGGCCGCAATCAAAGAGTTTGCAGCACACGGTTATCAGGCGGCAACTGTGCGTAAAATTGTGCAGCAGGCCGGAGCTAAGAACCTTAATGCCGTGGTTTATTACTTCGACAGCAAGGAAGGACTGTATAAAGCTGTATTAGAATTCATGTTCCAAGAAGCGGAGAAGTTTAAGGAAAAAAGCGACATTGCCACATTTGAATCGCTCCCCATCGAGGAAAGACTGGCCTCAATGATTCGCTTTTACTGCAAAGCCTACTACTCCGTAGAAACAGATCTTGACCGGGATTTGTATAGCATCTTCACTAACGAGGTTCGCAATCCATCGCCTTACTTCAATGATATTGTTTCTCGTTACCTAAAACCAAGCCGTGACTATATGTGCTCCCTTTTAAAGGAGTACCTCGGACCTGATACGCCGGATAGTGTTGTCAGGAATTGTGAATACAGTATTACCGCGCAAATTCTCTACGGAGTTCTTGGCTGGTCCATTATCAGCGGAACTGTGCCGGAACAGAAACCATTTGGGGAGTGTGTGGATGAACTGGCTGAACACGTGATTAATTTTTCCTTGGCAGCACTATCCACTTATAAAAAAACTTAA
- a CDS encoding C45 family autoproteolytic acyltransferase/hydolase produces the protein MTARIHYLTRQCLLTLLITLAMQGAVFAQGGKMLKIVELQGSYYEIGKGWGEVFRQEMDRIITSELGVIATYYGIDTETVIELGKKYLPAAQKYDPEFIEVLHGFAEGAGVSFDTIFAIRSVFDILCSGPPRQGMCTSLAVGGSASQNGQVIIGQNIDWHPGLPIALLKISWPNGVKQLALSMSGVWEYTLSAYDKASPFAIMSTLTVTPDTNPDISVPISFIMNKASRQKQLENALEVFTNATSTMPSYLLANGAGKMIGIELGLHSHELLYPESDVLIHANHNISERFAARDAFIQFVPDSPFRYDRMKKLAAQNHGKITPKRIMAFLADHENYPKGICSHVDPESQLPPSATVASVVIIPEEAAMYIAVGNPCENEYERYHLQTD, from the coding sequence ATGACTGCAAGAATTCATTACTTGACCCGACAATGTTTGCTTACTCTTTTAATAACCTTAGCAATGCAAGGGGCTGTCTTTGCGCAAGGAGGAAAAATGCTCAAAATAGTCGAACTTCAAGGTAGCTACTACGAAATCGGCAAGGGATGGGGAGAGGTCTTCAGACAGGAAATGGACCGAATCATCACCTCAGAGCTGGGTGTAATTGCAACGTACTATGGCATCGACACTGAAACCGTAATAGAACTCGGGAAAAAGTATCTTCCTGCTGCTCAAAAATATGATCCCGAATTTATAGAAGTGCTGCATGGATTTGCTGAAGGTGCAGGGGTTAGCTTTGATACAATTTTTGCCATTCGATCAGTTTTCGATATTCTTTGTTCTGGCCCTCCGCGCCAAGGGATGTGCACTTCATTAGCTGTTGGTGGTTCAGCATCTCAGAATGGGCAGGTCATTATCGGACAAAATATAGACTGGCATCCGGGACTCCCTATAGCTCTTTTAAAGATAAGCTGGCCCAATGGAGTAAAACAGCTTGCTCTATCAATGAGCGGAGTCTGGGAATACACGCTTTCAGCCTACGATAAAGCATCACCATTCGCCATTATGTCCACTTTGACAGTTACTCCCGACACAAATCCCGACATATCTGTCCCTATCAGCTTCATTATGAATAAAGCGTCCCGCCAGAAGCAGCTGGAGAACGCTCTAGAAGTCTTTACGAATGCAACTTCCACTATGCCCAGCTATCTGCTGGCAAATGGCGCAGGAAAAATGATCGGGATTGAACTTGGACTTCACAGCCATGAACTGCTCTATCCCGAATCTGATGTTCTTATACACGCCAATCATAACATTTCTGAACGATTCGCAGCGAGAGATGCCTTCATTCAATTTGTACCTGATTCGCCGTTTAGATATGATCGTATGAAAAAACTCGCTGCCCAGAACCATGGTAAAATTACACCCAAACGCATCATGGCATTCCTGGCGGATCACGAAAACTATCCAAAGGGAATATGCAGTCATGTTGACCCTGAATCCCAATTACCGCCCTCGGCTACGGTTGCCTCGGTTGTTATCATCCCAGAAGAAGCTGCAATGTACATAGCAGTTGGAAATCCATGTGAAAATGAGTATGAACGATATCATCTCCAAACGGATTAA
- a CDS encoding YaaA family protein, which yields MKTIILIPPSEGKAEGGHNTPLKAVSGITADLIEAIKDADPKKLYGLKEKALEKAIATNKEVLNSETMPAIERYTGVVYDAIDYQTLKNKSDFDKKVSIVSGLFGLVSPTDLIPNYRLKIDKLKAAKLWIDSNSEQLKDKFVIDLLPQAHRKAVKYENGIEVEFVLKKAGKKMPAGHQGKHIKGRFVRWLIENNITDPKQFKDFEEDGYKWTGEVFLKEV from the coding sequence ATGAAAACAATAATCCTAATCCCACCATCCGAAGGCAAAGCTGAAGGAGGACACAATACCCCCTTAAAGGCTGTATCAGGTATTACCGCTGACTTAATTGAAGCGATTAAAGATGCTGATCCTAAAAAGTTATATGGACTTAAGGAGAAGGCACTTGAAAAAGCAATTGCTACCAATAAGGAAGTCTTAAACTCAGAGACAATGCCGGCAATTGAACGGTACACTGGCGTTGTTTATGACGCTATTGATTATCAAACTCTGAAGAATAAATCTGACTTTGATAAAAAAGTTTCGATTGTTTCAGGTCTATTCGGCCTGGTCAGCCCCACTGATTTGATTCCTAATTATCGTTTGAAGATCGATAAATTGAAGGCTGCCAAGTTATGGATTGATTCCAATTCAGAACAATTAAAAGATAAATTTGTCATTGATTTACTGCCGCAAGCACACAGGAAAGCTGTTAAATATGAGAATGGAATCGAGGTTGAATTTGTCCTGAAAAAAGCAGGAAAGAAGATGCCGGCAGGTCACCAAGGTAAGCACATTAAAGGTCGATTTGTCAGATGGCTTATTGAGAATAATATTACTGACCCAAAGCAATTTAAGGACTTTGAGGAAGATGGTTATAAGTGGACTGGAGAAGTTTTCTTGAAGGAAGTTTAA
- a CDS encoding TIGR04372 family glycosyltransferase: MNELWKRALLEGKSSVYQQLLESIQKTDSAKVLWSYFTLLCALREKNIATKLLPHIAPHANYLYDSGVISDNTIKSLTKKDSQEVIFSDLITHNQKHDKSNETPNQANNFIIQKMLIPYLGKGKVVVELTCSRCGSSFRANVKSDYFQNQKGHCPNCLHLQKIEKKNLADICRNTFETHIRSRFLMFFSENSQRCGDQTRQAQFLLSSSVALQDIFPIYFVKIWTNRIGHLVLNPSILLARLKKEGKENALIFGFPAHPNNIANKYLLQLWTQHMVITPLAETVYSTLNTIPQFKHLLIDLTLRENSCDKYGVLDNSTPPFTYTKIEHATGLKWLEKQNINPQNGYVCFLGRDPLYLEKQLKNISTRYHDHRNIDFKSYTAAMEWLSTKKIASLRMGSVVQEQFKHEDPLIIDYASHHHSEFLDLYLSSHCLFYVSCVTGPDVIPLVMRKPVLFANMPTVLSIHHYADPLAMIIFKKIKCRKSGKLLSFREICERGLGVVNTAEELDKNEVDMIDNSMEELLTSVQEMYERTLGTWVVSEEEKALQHKFAELLKEYSPDRAEFSATIGFRYLQMNDFLL, translated from the coding sequence ATGAACGAATTATGGAAACGTGCTCTTCTAGAAGGTAAAAGCAGCGTATATCAGCAACTCCTAGAATCAATACAAAAAACTGACTCTGCAAAAGTTTTATGGTCATACTTTACACTTTTGTGCGCTCTGCGGGAAAAAAACATAGCAACTAAACTGCTGCCCCACATCGCCCCCCACGCTAATTATTTATACGACTCAGGAGTCATATCCGACAACACAATTAAGTCATTAACCAAAAAAGACTCTCAAGAAGTTATTTTCTCCGACCTAATTACCCACAATCAAAAGCACGACAAATCTAACGAAACACCTAATCAGGCAAACAATTTTATCATCCAAAAAATGCTCATCCCTTATCTAGGCAAAGGAAAAGTTGTAGTGGAACTGACTTGTTCCCGTTGCGGATCTTCATTTCGCGCTAATGTGAAAAGTGATTATTTCCAGAACCAGAAGGGGCATTGTCCAAACTGTTTACATTTGCAAAAAATAGAGAAAAAGAACTTGGCGGATATTTGCCGTAATACTTTTGAAACGCATATCCGCAGCAGATTTTTAATGTTTTTTTCAGAGAATTCCCAAAGGTGCGGCGATCAAACACGGCAAGCCCAGTTTTTACTTAGTAGTTCAGTTGCCTTACAAGATATTTTCCCCATCTATTTTGTAAAAATATGGACAAACCGCATAGGACACTTGGTATTAAATCCTTCGATACTCTTGGCTCGCCTGAAAAAAGAGGGAAAAGAGAATGCCTTAATTTTTGGATTTCCAGCACACCCGAACAACATTGCAAACAAATATCTGCTGCAGCTATGGACACAGCACATGGTAATAACTCCACTTGCCGAGACTGTTTACTCAACGTTAAATACTATCCCACAGTTCAAACACCTCCTCATTGATCTTACTTTACGTGAGAACTCTTGTGATAAATATGGAGTTCTGGATAATTCTACGCCTCCTTTCACATACACAAAAATAGAACATGCAACGGGCTTAAAATGGCTTGAAAAGCAAAATATTAATCCACAAAATGGCTATGTCTGTTTTTTGGGCAGAGACCCTCTATACCTCGAAAAACAATTAAAAAATATTTCTACAAGATATCACGACCATCGCAATATCGATTTTAAATCATATACTGCTGCCATGGAGTGGCTCAGCACAAAAAAAATCGCATCTCTACGCATGGGATCAGTTGTTCAAGAACAATTCAAGCATGAGGATCCTTTAATAATTGACTATGCAAGCCACCACCATTCTGAATTTTTAGATCTTTACCTAAGTTCGCACTGTTTATTCTACGTTTCTTGTGTTACCGGACCGGATGTAATCCCACTGGTTATGCGAAAGCCGGTATTGTTCGCCAATATGCCAACTGTTCTTTCAATCCACCATTATGCCGATCCGTTAGCCATGATAATTTTCAAAAAGATCAAATGCCGTAAATCTGGAAAGTTACTAAGTTTTCGGGAAATATGCGAAAGAGGTTTAGGCGTGGTCAACACAGCAGAGGAGCTTGATAAAAATGAAGTCGACATGATCGATAATTCAATGGAAGAACTTTTAACGAGCGTACAAGAAATGTACGAACGTACTTTGGGCACTTGGGTTGTCAGTGAAGAAGAAAAAGCTCTGCAGCATAAATTTGCAGAACTCCTTAAAGAATACTCCCCTGACAGAGCAGAATTTAGTGCTACAATAGGATTTCGTTATTTACAGATGAACGATTTCCTTCTCTAA
- a CDS encoding class I SAM-dependent methyltransferase: MSRKDLQCPTCGQGTSKFWKMKSGFPIMRCSRCGLAHLQYIEQSVNELFFNDSAKDTQQEHINNTKKDNSSSNKDKIEYWSFPNFYSKHSAVFEHFFEERLKKIRSMTPQINSLLDIGCGYGFFLKHASETIPIVEGIELNKKIATYAKNQFGLNVHCIPVEEFHCDKKFDCLVMCDVLEHLENPVAILRSCQSLLNPGGILFIQVPNLTGFRLPMGHSWGLPHHIWQFNPNSLKSILQKAGFFPQEYQTGILGVIGSYENGGPTWFERMQWSAARKFKIGNRLQYIARCSQ; the protein is encoded by the coding sequence ATGAGCAGAAAAGACCTCCAATGTCCGACATGTGGACAGGGGACAAGTAAATTCTGGAAAATGAAATCTGGCTTCCCTATCATGCGTTGTTCAAGATGTGGTTTGGCACATTTGCAATACATAGAACAGTCAGTAAATGAACTTTTCTTTAACGATTCAGCCAAAGACACGCAACAAGAACACATTAATAATACGAAGAAAGATAACAGTAGTAGCAATAAAGATAAGATTGAATATTGGAGCTTCCCTAACTTTTATTCAAAACATAGTGCTGTATTCGAACACTTTTTTGAAGAAAGGCTGAAAAAGATACGAAGCATGACACCACAAATAAACAGCCTACTTGATATTGGCTGTGGCTATGGTTTTTTTCTAAAACACGCAAGCGAAACAATCCCTATCGTAGAAGGAATTGAACTTAACAAAAAAATTGCAACATACGCAAAGAACCAATTTGGTCTCAATGTACATTGCATCCCTGTAGAGGAATTCCACTGTGACAAGAAGTTTGATTGCCTTGTCATGTGCGATGTATTGGAGCATTTAGAAAACCCCGTAGCAATACTTCGCTCATGCCAATCCTTACTGAACCCAGGCGGGATTCTCTTTATACAAGTTCCTAACCTGACCGGATTTCGTCTTCCAATGGGACATAGCTGGGGATTGCCACATCATATATGGCAATTCAACCCCAACAGCCTGAAATCAATACTTCAAAAAGCAGGCTTTTTTCCGCAGGAATATCAGACTGGTATTCTGGGGGTTATTGGCTCATATGAAAATGGTGGTCCAACTTGGTTTGAACGCATGCAGTGGTCTGCCGCCAGAAAATTTAAAATTGGCAACCGCCTACAATATATTGCACGATGCAGCCAATAG
- a CDS encoding radical SAM protein, with product MSKLFLDGCKLFNHLDRLNAWSKGMDIAPVHVEISPTNACNYRCKFCYADYSRHKPTFIPDETLIQMMQDMGDMGVRSCLMAGDGEPLLHPALTKAITTGKNAGVDMALNTNGKLLTPEFSENNLQHLTWLRTSVMALDPDIYAELHGVKSHNISKVLSNLEAAVKIKHRDNLDVTLGIQQVLLPENAKDVYNLAYRSREIGVDYFVLKPFSLHGENEHYKNGISALALRDENIELLNKAEQLTTDTFTSIIRWNTFSDDGEREYERCYGLPFIAQVASDSKIYTCCPFFGREEFAYGDLTKASFPEIWHSESAVNLRKKIANDLDVHKECMTYCRHHQINKVLWNLKKEPMHVNFI from the coding sequence ATGAGCAAACTCTTTCTTGACGGATGCAAACTATTCAATCATCTTGACCGCTTAAATGCCTGGTCAAAAGGAATGGACATTGCCCCTGTACATGTAGAAATAAGCCCGACTAATGCTTGCAATTATCGTTGTAAATTTTGCTACGCAGATTACTCACGACACAAGCCGACCTTTATTCCAGATGAAACCCTTATACAAATGATGCAGGATATGGGTGATATGGGAGTTCGCAGCTGCTTGATGGCCGGTGACGGGGAACCTCTTTTGCACCCTGCACTGACGAAGGCAATTACAACAGGGAAAAATGCTGGTGTGGATATGGCCTTGAACACCAACGGTAAGCTGTTGACCCCTGAATTCTCAGAAAACAACTTACAACATCTGACATGGCTGCGTACCAGTGTAATGGCCCTTGATCCAGACATTTACGCTGAATTACACGGGGTAAAAAGCCATAATATCTCGAAAGTATTGTCGAACCTTGAGGCGGCTGTAAAAATAAAACACAGGGACAATCTGGACGTAACCCTTGGTATCCAGCAGGTTTTACTCCCAGAAAATGCCAAAGATGTCTATAATCTAGCCTATCGTTCCAGAGAGATCGGAGTTGATTATTTTGTACTCAAGCCTTTCAGCCTGCATGGAGAAAATGAACACTACAAAAATGGTATTTCCGCCCTTGCCCTGCGAGATGAAAACATTGAACTGCTCAATAAAGCTGAGCAATTAACTACCGACACTTTCACCAGCATAATCCGCTGGAATACATTCTCTGACGATGGAGAACGCGAATACGAACGGTGTTACGGACTCCCATTTATTGCTCAAGTTGCCTCAGACTCTAAGATCTACACCTGCTGCCCATTTTTTGGACGTGAAGAATTTGCATACGGCGATTTAACAAAAGCCTCTTTTCCTGAAATATGGCATTCCGAATCAGCTGTAAATTTACGCAAAAAAATTGCCAATGATCTTGATGTGCACAAAGAATGCATGACCTATTGCCGGCATCATCAAATCAACAAAGTTCTCTGGAACCTTAAGAAAGAACCTATGCACGTTAACTTTATTTAG
- a CDS encoding radical SAM protein produces the protein MNKLILNGTKIGYHLDTLEKWKKGEEVYPILIEISPTNKCNHGCLFCAYDYLERKEPRFIDTEILYDNIYQLQNLGTKALFYSGEGEPLLHKGLPNFVEKISYLQLDQALNTNGSLLKGRCMEQILPHMSWIRVSVNGSSAEEYAHIHRTHKDEFQKILKNIEQAVVFKQKNGLGITLGIQMVYAGQDPKQVYKLVEHLRSIGVNYFALKNYNNHPLSPFQAPEPPIQKLAQIKELATDDFSVVLRINMTEPSNRKYSFCHGMAFFAEIISNGDVYSCGPHLGNSKFCYGNINDSSLIELWSAENRSKVVEHVRNIADLDEECMPNCRLHALNDFLWNLSNPPQHVNFI, from the coding sequence ATGAACAAACTTATTCTTAATGGAACTAAAATTGGATATCACCTCGACACCTTGGAAAAATGGAAAAAAGGTGAAGAGGTATACCCCATTTTAATTGAAATCAGCCCGACCAATAAATGCAATCATGGTTGTCTGTTTTGCGCTTACGATTATCTGGAACGAAAAGAACCTCGTTTTATTGATACCGAAATCCTCTATGACAATATATATCAATTACAAAACCTCGGAACTAAAGCTCTCTTCTATTCAGGTGAAGGAGAACCGCTTCTGCATAAAGGCCTACCTAATTTTGTAGAAAAAATTTCCTATCTCCAATTGGATCAGGCTCTCAACACAAATGGGAGTTTGCTGAAAGGTAGATGCATGGAGCAAATCCTGCCGCACATGTCTTGGATCAGAGTTAGTGTTAATGGTTCTTCAGCCGAAGAGTATGCACATATCCATAGAACTCACAAAGATGAATTTCAAAAGATTTTGAAGAATATTGAGCAGGCCGTTGTTTTCAAACAAAAGAACGGTCTCGGCATAACCCTCGGTATTCAAATGGTCTACGCAGGACAAGACCCCAAGCAGGTATACAAGCTTGTAGAGCACCTACGGAGCATAGGAGTTAATTACTTTGCTTTGAAGAACTACAACAATCATCCCTTAAGTCCTTTTCAAGCTCCTGAGCCCCCTATTCAGAAACTCGCTCAGATTAAAGAACTCGCTACAGATGATTTTTCTGTAGTATTGCGCATAAATATGACTGAACCTTCAAACCGCAAATATTCATTTTGTCACGGCATGGCTTTTTTTGCGGAAATTATTTCCAATGGAGATGTATATTCATGCGGTCCCCATTTAGGTAACAGTAAATTTTGCTACGGCAATATCAACGACTCTTCCCTCATTGAGCTCTGGTCCGCCGAAAACCGTTCTAAAGTTGTCGAGCACGTCCGTAATATTGCGGATCTTGATGAAGAATGTATGCCGAATTGTAGGCTGCATGCGTTAAATGATTTTCTGTGGAATCTTTCCAATCCACCCCAGCACGTAAATTTTATTTAA
- a CDS encoding SIS domain-containing protein yields MYGDDLKTFPQHSGKPATAKSAIGVDKPQIWSKAIADIERTLRTMLVFDEKQNLLEHDSAYSKWLDFALKTKEKQGIIYLIGNGASASMASHMAIDVMKNGGIRTMLFTDPAMVTALANDYSYDEVFSTPLRYMIRKHDMLVAISSSGESPNIVNACYTAQRGGANVVTLSGMQQGNTLSQLGHLNFYVSAPSYSLAETSHAAILHHWMDLISAKAQISKPQVRYEQTYS; encoded by the coding sequence ATGTATGGAGATGACTTAAAAACATTTCCCCAGCATTCTGGGAAGCCAGCTACCGCAAAATCTGCTATTGGAGTTGACAAGCCACAGATATGGTCAAAGGCCATAGCAGACATAGAACGAACACTCAGAACAATGCTGGTCTTCGACGAAAAACAAAACTTACTTGAGCATGATTCTGCTTATTCCAAATGGCTAGATTTTGCCCTCAAGACCAAAGAGAAGCAGGGAATCATTTATCTCATAGGAAATGGAGCTAGCGCCAGCATGGCAAGCCATATGGCAATCGACGTGATGAAAAACGGAGGGATTCGCACTATGCTTTTTACAGATCCTGCCATGGTGACAGCCCTTGCCAATGACTATTCTTATGATGAAGTTTTTTCAACTCCGCTTCGCTATATGATCCGCAAGCACGATATGCTGGTTGCCATAAGCAGCTCCGGAGAATCTCCAAACATCGTCAACGCATGCTATACAGCACAGCGAGGTGGAGCGAATGTAGTCACCTTAAGCGGTATGCAGCAAGGAAACACTTTAAGCCAGCTTGGGCATTTAAATTTTTATGTTTCGGCTCCGTCCTATAGCCTTGCTGAAACATCGCATGCTGCAATTCTACATCATTGGATGGACTTAATTTCCGCAAAAGCACAAATCAGCAAGCCCCAGGTACGCTATGAACAAACTTATTCTTAA
- a CDS encoding PfkB family carbohydrate kinase translates to MSNIYDINTLSEIMEKRRNAGDSIVLCHGVFDLLHIGHIRYLRQAKQFGNCLVVTLTPDKYVDKGPNRPAFTEQLRAEALDSLELVDYVAINEWPTAENTLRKLKPTFYAKGSEFKDIENDPTGKIKLEAAAAKEVGTELVFTEDIVFSSSNLINRYLNVYPQELANYLEIIRKRHSPENICNYVDQMKDLKVLVIGDAIIDEYAYCNPLGISSKDPTVALRHAAKDSFAGGAVAVARHVANLAKEVTLFTTLGKSDPYNSVIFDSIPENVLYLYEEIPDAPTVRKLRYVDGYSFNKLLEIYHISDQSIPVETEQRINLQIIKIIGDYDLILVPDFGHDGIPNCLVTTLCRDAKYLAINTQANAGNRGYHTIFRYPRADFVSLAEHEIRMAYRDQKTKVPQMMQNLARKLDIETLIVSRGRNGSSLQKGQDFIQTPALAGRVVDRVGAGDALFAISSMAAYLDCPLELIGLLGNVAGAALVEHVGNEYSIDSQQIKKTITAMMK, encoded by the coding sequence ATGAGCAACATATACGACATCAACACATTATCAGAAATTATGGAAAAAAGGCGCAATGCAGGAGACTCTATTGTCTTATGCCACGGTGTCTTTGATCTACTTCACATTGGGCATATCCGCTATCTTAGACAGGCCAAGCAGTTTGGAAACTGCCTTGTGGTCACACTAACCCCAGATAAATATGTGGATAAAGGTCCGAACCGTCCCGCATTCACAGAACAATTAAGGGCTGAAGCTCTCGACTCGCTTGAACTAGTTGACTACGTAGCCATCAACGAATGGCCTACAGCCGAGAACACCCTACGAAAATTGAAACCAACTTTTTATGCCAAGGGTTCTGAATTTAAAGATATTGAGAATGATCCCACGGGAAAGATAAAACTCGAAGCTGCCGCAGCAAAAGAAGTTGGAACTGAACTCGTTTTTACTGAAGATATTGTATTCAGTTCATCAAATTTGATAAATAGATATCTTAATGTATACCCACAAGAGCTTGCCAACTATCTGGAAATAATACGAAAAAGACATTCTCCAGAAAACATATGTAATTACGTTGACCAGATGAAAGACCTAAAGGTGCTCGTTATAGGTGATGCCATCATTGATGAATACGCATATTGCAACCCGCTGGGAATATCCTCTAAAGACCCCACTGTAGCTTTACGTCACGCTGCAAAAGACAGTTTTGCTGGCGGAGCTGTTGCAGTAGCCAGACATGTGGCAAATCTTGCCAAAGAAGTGACTCTTTTTACCACGCTAGGAAAATCTGACCCATATAACAGTGTCATTTTCGACTCAATCCCTGAGAATGTGCTTTATCTTTATGAAGAAATCCCGGACGCACCCACAGTGCGTAAATTGAGATATGTTGATGGTTATTCTTTCAACAAACTTCTAGAGATTTATCATATTTCGGATCAATCCATTCCCGTGGAGACTGAACAACGGATAAACTTACAAATTATAAAAATTATCGGAGACTATGATTTAATTCTGGTCCCGGATTTTGGACACGATGGAATCCCGAATTGCTTAGTTACCACCTTATGCCGAGATGCTAAATATCTGGCAATCAACACTCAAGCAAACGCAGGGAACCGTGGATACCACACGATCTTCCGTTACCCAAGGGCCGATTTTGTTTCATTGGCTGAACATGAAATTCGAATGGCATATCGCGATCAAAAAACGAAAGTACCTCAAATGATGCAAAATCTTGCACGCAAACTGGATATAGAAACTCTGATCGTCAGTCGAGGAAGAAATGGCTCCAGCCTACAAAAAGGGCAAGATTTTATTCAAACCCCTGCTCTTGCAGGTAGAGTTGTCGACCGCGTAGGTGCTGGAGATGCACTCTTTGCAATTTCAAGCATGGCAGCCTATCTAGACTGTCCTCTGGAGCTGATCGGACTACTTGGCAATGTTGCGGGAGCGGCATTAGTTGAACATGTTGGTAACGAGTATAGTATCGACTCACAACAAATAAAGAAAACTATTACAGCCATGATGAAATAG
- a CDS encoding DUF4384 domain-containing protein, giving the protein MKETMQLFLLGIICFCLALPSLAGGRQISKSSVLIESEGMACLGLDRTRTQVRKLALDDARRSAAERVSTYVSRETSVDKGKVSKDLIDVYSRATVKVIEELEKGWLQSKDKSGYLDQCYKIKIKAEIIPAESNAESRLHQQVINNPRAPLTVELWTDKDTYKLGDFMKFYFRGNKPFYAHAVYEDAEGNLIEVTPSNRPAYYRGGVIYEIPGQNDRFTLQITPPLGKEKLILYTATSPMGSYQGKMSGDFLIIDNDINDIGMKTRGLAVLKGSKSMKKSAKAEFAEAQVNVLVEK; this is encoded by the coding sequence ATGAAAGAAACTATGCAACTTTTCCTCCTTGGAATCATATGTTTTTGTCTGGCTCTTCCGTCTCTGGCTGGCGGGAGGCAGATCTCTAAGTCCTCAGTACTCATAGAATCAGAAGGCATGGCTTGTCTGGGCCTTGACCGTACCCGCACGCAAGTTCGTAAATTAGCCTTGGATGATGCCAGGAGGAGTGCCGCCGAACGGGTCAGTACCTATGTTTCGCGGGAGACTAGTGTCGATAAAGGTAAGGTCAGCAAAGACCTGATTGATGTGTATTCACGGGCTACAGTTAAAGTTATTGAGGAGCTTGAAAAAGGCTGGCTTCAGTCAAAAGACAAGAGCGGTTATCTTGACCAGTGTTATAAAATTAAGATCAAAGCCGAGATCATACCTGCTGAATCGAATGCGGAATCTCGCCTTCATCAGCAAGTCATCAACAATCCCCGCGCACCCTTAACTGTTGAACTCTGGACCGATAAGGATACCTACAAGCTCGGCGATTTTATGAAATTTTATTTTCGGGGCAATAAGCCTTTCTATGCCCACGCAGTATATGAAGATGCTGAAGGAAATCTTATCGAGGTGACCCCATCTAATCGCCCAGCTTACTACAGGGGTGGAGTTATTTATGAAATCCCCGGTCAGAATGATCGGTTTACACTCCAGATAACTCCACCGCTGGGTAAAGAGAAACTCATTCTCTATACCGCCACCAGTCCGATGGGAAGCTATCAGGGTAAAATGTCCGGAGATTTTTTGATTATTGATAATGATATTAACGATATTGGAATGAAAACCCGCGGGCTTGCAGTGCTCAAAGGCAGCAAGTCTATGAAGAAATCTGCGAAGGCTGAATTTGCAGAGGCTCAAGTTAATGTGCTGGTAGAGAAGTAA